CAATCCACCCGACCGCCCCAAACGCCGATACCTGTTGTTCAATATCCGGAGTCCCAAACGCGGTCATCACCACGACCGGGATATTGATTTGTTTGTTCAGCATATAAACCAGGAGCTGAAACCCGTCCATGAGCGGCATTTTGAGGTCGGTCACGACCAGATCAACGTCTTCCGTATGCAGGGTGATAATTGCCTCTGAGCCATCTTCGGCGGTGAGGACTTTCAGATCTTCAAAGTAAGAGGGCAGGACGTCGGCCAGACTGCTTAAAAACAATCGTTCATCATCAACGATTAGAACTGTTTTCATAGTGTTTTCCATTGGTTAAGTGAGTAGTGGGTGCAGGATGGACCAGTTTTCATGATGCAGGTGAAAAACTCAAGCCAACTGTGGTGCCAACACTTGGCCGGCTGGTGACGCTGATGGTGCCGTTCATGCGCGTCACCATCCGTTTGGTAATCACCAGCCCCAGCCCGGTGCCGTGCGGTTTGGATGTGTGAAACGGCTTAAAGAGATTGAGCACCTGCTCTTCGATCATGCCCACCCCATTATCCTCGATTTCAATCCAAACCCGTTTGTCTTTGACGAATGCGGAAATTTTGATTTTTGGGTCTTCCGAACCATCCAGGGCATCGGCTGAATTTGAAAACAGATTCATCAGAATCTGATGCAGGGCACGTTGATCAATTTTGACAAATGGCAGGTTCGGTGCAAAGTATCGCTCAAGCAAAATACCCCGCCGGCCAAAATCATCAGTTACCAGGGCAAAGAATTTTTGAATAAACTGAGTCAGATCAACCCGCTCCAGTTGTGGATTTTCATGCATGCTAAAGGTTCGCAAGGTACGCAGCAGGTACTCGACCCGCGAGACCTCTGACAGTGCCCGGTCAACATATTTACTCACGGTTTCCGGCTGACATTGACCATTATTGATTTTGAGAAACGTCAGAGCGGTTTTGACCGAATTAATCGGATTTCCCATCTCGTGGCGGATTCCCGAAAAGATATATCCCACGTTGTCCATCATATTGACCGCTTCGGCAATTGACTCCAGGCGGCGTTTTTCGGTCACGTCACGGCCAACGGCCACATAATTGATGACTTCGCCCTGGCCAGAGCGAATCGGTGAAATCGTGGCCTCGACGACGCACAACTGGCCGCCTTTGGTCACGGCCTGATAATCACCCTGCCACCACCGACCTTTCATCACCGAGCGGATAATTTTCAACAGGATTTTGTCATCAGTCGGTTTAAAGAACTGGGTGTGAAATTGCTGATTGATGATTTCGGACTCGGTAAACCCGGTGATGGCCTCAAAGGCCGGGTTGACGTATTCGACAATGCCTTGAGCATTAAAGATCATGATCGCTTCGGCGGCCTGCTCAATTGCCGTCAAGAGCAGTCGCATCTCCATTTCAGCTCGTTTGCGGGCCGTAATGTCTTCGATAATATGTACCCAGCCAGCCCCGATTTCACGTTCGGGCGAAATCCAGTAGCTGCGAACTTCAAACCATTGGCCGGCAAACCCGGTTAACTGGACTTCGCGGACCACCTGGGTTAATTCCGATGGCGGCCAGGCACCACAAAAATCCAAATCACCAATGGTCTGGTAGAAAAAGATTTCATCAATCAAGCGACCAATCAGGCGCGAGTAGGGAAGATCAAGGAGCCTGACCACGGCATTATTGCACCGCCGGATGCGCCCGCTCTGATCAACCAGCAAAATCATGTCGGAAATCGCATCCACGGTGGCAACCCATTCAATTTCAGCCTGCCGGATGCGTTCTTGAGATTGCCGATAGGTTTGGCGGAGGGCGTCTTCGGTCAGTCGTCGGAGGGTTATATCCTGGTGCATAACCACCAGCCGCGTCCCTATGGCAGGTGAGACCTCTGCGACCCTGGTCACCAGCAGACTATACCATCGTTGTCGGGTTGGGCTATGACAGGGGTATTCCAGGACAAATTCACGTTGTTTGCCAGTCAAGACATTCCGGATCCCGGTCACAACTAACGAGGCTTCCTCCGCATTTTGCCCACAGGCGGAATCACACACCGCAAGGTAA
This portion of the Acidobacteriota bacterium genome encodes:
- a CDS encoding PAS domain S-box protein, yielding MPEFAPSSISQPLPQQPLVLVVDDDLQIQRLLQITLEREGYKVILAGSGEEALMLFQQMRPDLVLLDIMMPGLDGIETCRRLRQFPGSEKIPILMLTALADEAAVENAFAAEVTDFLIKPIHFTVLRHRVRRLVKARQAEVQLHNIEARMHSIVFHALDAIINFTWEGTVEFLNPAAERMFGLSGSEPRGVAIQKLLEIEDPKLLIHFGIPLESQGIRQDGSTFPAEISMSRFQTDNYDKFTVIVRDITERKQAEAALRTSHQILQQTLDALKAHIAILDEKGTILSVNAAWRDFADANQMVGNYGIGVNYLAVCDSACGQNAEEASLVVTGIRNVLTGKQREFVLEYPCHSPTRQRWYSLLVTRVAEVSPAIGTRLVVMHQDITLRRLTEDALRQTYRQSQERIRQAEIEWVATVDAISDMILLVDQSGRIRRCNNAVVRLLDLPYSRLIGRLIDEIFFYQTIGDLDFCGAWPPSELTQVVREVQLTGFAGQWFEVRSYWISPEREIGAGWVHIIEDITARKRAEMEMRLLLTAIEQAAEAIMIFNAQGIVEYVNPAFEAITGFTESEIINQQFHTQFFKPTDDKILLKIIRSVMKGRWWQGDYQAVTKGGQLCVVEATISPIRSGQGEVINYVAVGRDVTEKRRLESIAEAVNMMDNVGYIFSGIRHEMGNPINSVKTALTFLKINNGQCQPETVSKYVDRALSEVSRVEYLLRTLRTFSMHENPQLERVDLTQFIQKFFALVTDDFGRRGILLERYFAPNLPFVKIDQRALHQILMNLFSNSADALDGSEDPKIKISAFVKDKRVWIEIEDNGVGMIEEQVLNLFKPFHTSKPHGTGLGLVITKRMVTRMNGTISVTSRPSVGTTVGLSFSPAS